A single Fusarium oxysporum Fo47 chromosome IV, complete sequence DNA region contains:
- a CDS encoding complex I intermediate-associated protein 30-domain-containing protein yields MSNSLQYIFGGPKAWDSGLWTASDDRVRGGSSISHLYTHPTQAKFYGHLDTKTLGGAGFASQRTVGDLALDLSCTEGIKLSLGWDSSDQTFTLNVKDTIPGKREDGRDEAGVSWEYDFKAPENGGEIFMKWDEFKATYRGREVEDPEPLKLNDIKRISLMARSFFDKQDGDFKLYVNWIAAVKKDDNDSDDDGDLKKHALEQRSSPRPVWKRLFCGLL; encoded by the exons atgTCAAACAGTCTGCAATACATCTTCGGTGGTCCCAA GGCTTGGGACAGTGGTCTCTGGACCGCCTCAGACGATCGCGTCCGCGGCGGCTCCAGCATCTCACACCTCTACACCCACCCCACGCAAGCCAAATTCTACGGCCATCTTGACACCAAGACTCTCGGCGGCGCTGGCTTTGCTTCGCAGCGCACAGTCGGCGACCTAGCACTCGATCTCTCCTGCACAGAGGGCATAAAGCTCTCCCTTGGCTGGGACAGCTCGGATCAGACTTTTACGCTCAACGTAAAGGACACCATCCCTGGAAAGAGGGAGGATGGGAGAGATGAGGCTGGTGTGAGCTGGGAGTACGACTTTAAGGCGCCAGAGAATGGAGGTGAGATTTTCATGAAGTGGGATGAGTTCAAGGCGACATATCGTGGGAGGGAGGTTGAGGATCCTGAGCcgttgaagttgaatgaCATCAAGAGAATATCTCTCATGGCACGAAG CTTCTTTGATAAGCAGGATGGAGACTTCAAGTTGTATGTCAACTGGATCGCTGCTGTTAAGAAGGATGATAACGAcagcgatgacgatggtgatCTCAAGAAGCATGCTCTTGAGCAGCGATCTAGCCCTCGTCCTGTATGGAAGAGGCTGTTCTGCGGTCTTTTGTAG
- a CDS encoding glutathione S-transferase, protein MARPTGLIASKGIELLSWGTPNGVKAHILLEELRDAYGLDYTIQSIDIGLNVQKEPWFTAINPNGRIPVLVDHDNNDLAVFEGNAILSYLTRKYDSENKLSFKIDDDDYTRAESWVGWQHGGIGPMEGQAFHFIGVKPEIPYAIQRYVGETERLFGVLDKRLSDRDYIVGPGKGRYSVADIALIGWTDRLPGTTISYDQFPNVKAWLARILERPAVKRGLLLPSGKDKPTGLDPVDEEAMRKRAELKEIVDKAKEQFGYKYSSP, encoded by the exons ATGGCTCGACCGACTGGCCTCATCGCCTCCAAGGGCATTGAGCTCCTCAGCTGGGGTACACCCAACGGCGTCAAAGCCCATAtccttcttgaagagctcCGCGACGCGTATGGATTAGACTACACCATACAAAGCATCGACATTGGACTCAATGTTCAAAAGGAGCCTTGGTTCACTGCCATCAACCCCAATGGCCGTATCCCTGTTCTTGTTGACCATGACAACAATGATCTCGCTGTCTTCGAAGGCAATGCGATACTAAGCTATTTGACAAGGAAATACGATTCAGAGAATAAGTTATCATTCAAgattgacgacgatgactATACTCGTGCCGAGTCGTGGGTTGGTTGGCAGCATGGTGGAATTGGGCCTAT GGAAGGACAAGCGTTCCATTTCATTGGTGTCAAGCCAGAAATCCCATACGCTATACAGCGTTACGTCGGCGAGACAGAGCGTCTCTTTGGGGTCCTCGATAAGCGTCTCTCAGATCGAGACTACATCGTTGGACCCGGTAAAGGTCGCTACTCCGTCGCAGATATCGCCCTGATCGGCTGGACAGATCGCCTGCCAGGCACAACAATTTCGTATGATCAGTTCCCGAATGTTAAAGCATGGCTTGCTCGTATACTTGAGAGGCCTGCTGTGAAGCGGGGCTTGTTACTTCCGAGTGGTAAAGACAAACCGACAGGATTGGATCCTGTGGATGAAGAGGCGATGAGGAAACGTGCAGAGCTTAAGGAGATTGTTGACAAGGCTAAGGAGCAATTTGGATACAAGTATTCCTCGCCGTAA
- a CDS encoding uncharacterized protein (expressed protein): MGKSGRLVVLQVGIISVMLLGVSLCVHGMASSVPTYVVLPAPTATDNREETRLGSRLTPGSWESCSGRIWTLVCSSGK; this comes from the coding sequence ATGGGCAAATCCGGGCGTCTTGTTGTGTTACAAGTTGGCATTATATCCGTCATGTTATTGGGCGTCTCTCTGTGTGTGCATGGCATGGCCTCTTCGGTGCCGACGTACGTGGTCTTGCCGGCTCCTACGGCTACGGATAACAGAGAGGAAACCAGGCTCGGGTCAAGATTGACGCCGGGTTCTTGGGAGTCCTGTTCTGGGAGGATTTGGACCCTCGTCTGCTCTAGTGGCAAATGA
- a CDS encoding uncharacterized protein (expressed protein): MPYHMLIMVLGLCLDCICICICVFSPRRRCTDLEMADRGHRAQAVLSGSLVVYLVPVSLYLYCYLCFNQSLTHCWLLLIPAPMQWTSPFLSF; this comes from the coding sequence ATGCCGTACCACATGTTGATCAtggtcttgggcttgtgTCTCGATTGCAtttgcatctgcatctgcgTCTTCAGCCCACGGAGGAGATGCACTGATTTGGAAATGGCGGACCGAGGACACAGAGCACAAGCTGTCTTGTCAGGCAGCCTTGTAGTGTACCTTGTGCCTGTCTCTCTCTATCTGTACTGTTACCTGTGCTTCAATCAatcactcactcactgtTGGTTACTGCTCATTCCAGCTCCGATGCAGTGGACCAGCCCTTTTTTATCGTTCTGA
- a CDS encoding cell differentiation family, Rcd1-like-domain-containing protein, translating into MMPAAHVYGHHQFNPQGGDSAWMHQQPGAHHAHTQQQQQQVAAAAAAAVQQQQQQHFNRLAGAGQLPGHGQDADHSNVSEDNRRTMAFIADLLNENTREAALLELSKKREQVPELALILWHSFGVMTSLLQEIISVYTLLNPSQLTAAASNRVCNALALLQCVASHNDTRTLFLNAHIPLFLYPFLNTTSKSRPFEYLRLTSLGVIGALVKNDSSEVINFLLTTEIIPLCLRIMETGSELSKTVAIFIVQKILLDDNGLNYICATYERFYAVGTVLSNMVAQLVESQTARLLKHVVRCFLRLSDNARAREALRQCLPEPLRDATFSSVLRDDAATKRCLAQLLINLSDNVADPNSGGVSGM; encoded by the exons ATGATGCCAGCGGCGCACGTCTACGGACACCACCAATTCAACCCTCAGGGAGGAGACTCGGCTTGGATGCACCAGCAGCCTGGCGCGCATCACGCCCATAcccagcaacagcaacagcaggTGGCCGCTGcagccgccgccgccgttcagcagcaacagcagcagcactTTAACCGTCTCGCTGGCGCGGGTCAACTCCCCGGCCACGGTCAGGATGCCGATCACAGCAATGTCTCGGAGGACAACCGGCGTACCATGGCCTTCATAGCCGATCTTCTCAACGAGAACACTCGGGAGGCTGCTTTGTTGGAACTTAGTAAAAAGCGCGAGCAGGTCCCCGAGTTGGCTCTCATATTGTGGCATTCATTCG GTGTCATGACCTCTCTCCTCCAAGAGATCATTTCAGTTTATACTCTTCTCAACCCATCCCAGCTAACTGCAGCTGCCTCAAACAGAGTGTGCAATGCCCTTGCCCTCCTCCAGTGCGTAGCTTCTCACAATGACACAAGGACCCTGTTCCTCAATG CACACATTCCTCTGTTCCTCTACCCCTTTCTTAACACCACTTCCAAATCTCGGCCTTTCGAGTACCTCCGGCTCACGAGCCTGGGTGTCATCGGTGCGCTCGTCAAGAATGATTCATCTGAAGTCATCAACTTTCTCTTGACCACAGAGATCATTCCTCTCTGCTTGCGCATCATGGAGACAGGTTCGGAACTTAGCAAGACCGtagccatcttcatcgttcAGAAGATCCTTTTGGACGACAACGGTCTTAACTACATCTGTGCTACATACGAGCGTTTCTATGCAGTTGGCACGGTCCTTAGCAACATGGTTGCTCAACTTGTCGAATCACAGACCGCTCGCCTCCTCAAGCACGTCGTCAGGTGCTTCCTTCG GTTGAGTGACAACGCTCGCGCTCGTGAGGCTCTGCGACAGTGCCTTCCTGAGCCACTCCGCGATGCTACCTTCTCATCCGTTCTCCGCGATGACGCAGCGACTAAGAGATGCCTTGCCCAGCTGCTTATCAACTTATCGGACAACGTCGCGGATCCTAACTCAGGCGGTGTGTCCGGCATGTAA
- a CDS encoding fructose-1,6-bisphosphatase class 1/Sedoheputulose-1,7-bisphosphatase codes for MATTNSGQETEKVNTNIVTLTRFLTEEQAKHPEATGDFTLLCHALQFSFKSIAYYIRRATLVNLTGLAGSSNITGDDQKKLDVISNDLFIEAMRSSGKCALLVSEEEDEIIYFKDAHDAHYAVACDPIDGSSNLDAGVSVGTIFAIHKLPEGSKGVKEDILKPGTELLAAGFTMYGASAQLVITMRGGTVNGFTLDNGIGEFILSHPDMRLPKSRAIYSANEGNSLYWEDKTINYFNSLKQAQADGKPYSSRYIGSMVADAYRTLLYGGIFAYPADKKSPKGKLRILYECAPMALIFENAGGQAVDSKMNRMLEVVPEHIHDKAGIFMGSYDEVEKVKKFHN; via the exons CATCCAGAGGCCACTGGTGACTTCAC TCTATTGTGTCACGCTCTCCAGTTCTCTTTCAAGTCGATTGCCTACTACATTCGACGCGCTACCCTAGTCAACCTCACCGGTCTGGCTGGTTCTTCCAACATCACCGGCGACgaccagaagaagctcgatgTCATCTCCAACGACCTCTTCATTGAGGCCATGCGCTCATCAGGCAAGTGTGCGCTCCTCGTctctgaggaggaggacgagaTCATCTACTTCAAGGATGCTCATGACGCTCACTACGCCGTCGCTTGCGATCCCATTGACGGATCTTCCAACTTGGACGCCGGTGTCTCAGTCGGTACCATTTTCGCTATTCACAAGCTCCCTGAGGGCTCCAAGGGTGTCAAGGAGGATATCCTGAAGCCCGGTACTGAGCTGCTCGCTGCTGGTTTCACCATGTACGGCGCCTCTGCTCAGCTTGTCATCACCATGCGCGGTGGAACCGTCAACGGTTTCACTCTAGACAACGGTATCGGCGAGTTCATTCTGTCTCACCCCGACATGCGCCTCCCCAAGTCGCGCGCCATCTACTCCGCCAACGAGGGTAACTCTTTGTACTGGGAGGACAAGACCATCAACTACTTCAACTCTCTAAAGCAAGCTCAAGCCGACGGCAAGCCTTACAGCTCACGATACATCGGCTCCATGGTTGCCGATGCTTACCGAACTCTCCTCTACGGAGGTATCTTTGCTTACCCCGCCGACAAGAAGAGCCCCAAGGGCAAGCTCCGTATCCTGTACGAGTGCGCGCCCATGGCTCTCATCTTTGAGAATG CTGGTGGTCAAGCTGTCGACAGCAAGATGAACCGTATGCTCGAGGTGGTGCCCGAGCACATCCACGACAAGGCCGGTATCTTCATGGGTAGTTACGACGAGGTcgagaaggtgaagaagttCCACAACTAA